CCCCGCCGGCGGCGACCATCACCTTCTTGCTCTTGTCCTCGGGATCGCCAATGCGGATGCCGCCCGGCGGCGGCCGCAGATTGCCGTGAAAATCGTTGATCGCGAGAACGCGCAGCTCGACCGGCGCGGCGGTTTGCGCAGAGGCGGGCAGGGCGGAGATGAGCGCGAGTGCGGCAAGGATGGATCGGTATCGCATGGAACCAGACTAGTCGTTCAGCGCGAATATTTCACGAAAGTTCTCGCTGTCATTCCGGGGCGCGACGAAGTCGCGAGCTACGGTGCGCAATTGCGCACCTGAGAATCCATTGATCCACCGACGCTGCCGTCCGAATGGATTCCGGGCTCGCGCTACGCGCGCCCCGGAATGACGGGCCTCACCGCTTCTTCCTGTTCGCGAACGCGTTGAACGCGGCGACGGCTTCGTCCGACTTCAGCCGCTCGCCGAACAGATGGGCTTCCTGGTCGATGCGGCGGGTGAGCTCTTCCGGCGCGGCGCGCAGCAATCGGCGCGAGGTCGCGACCGCCTCGGCCGGCAGCTTGCAGATCTCGCGCGCCACCTTGCGGGCCTCGACCTCGGTATGTCCCGGCGAGACCACGGTGTTGACGAAGCCTGCGGCTTCGGCCTGCTCGGCGGTGAAGGTCCGGCCCATGACCAGCATGGCAAAGGCGCGCTGATAGCCCATCGTGTGCGGCATCAACAGGCTGGCCGCGCCGACCGGCACGAGGCCTAGATTGATGTAGGGCGCCGAGAAGGTCGCGGCAGTGGAGGCCAGCACGTAATCGCAATGGAACAGCATCACCGTGCCCATGCCGATCGAGGCGCCGTCGACCGCCGCGATGATCGGCTTGACGTTCAGCGCGAGCGAATAGAGAAATTTTGCGCCGTTCGACAGCGTCTCCGGTCGCGCGGCGTCGGCCTTCAGGAAGTCGTCGATGTCGTCGCCGGCGGTGAACACGCCGGAGCCGCCGGTGATGATCATGCAGCGGATGTCGGGATTGTTCTGCGCGGTATCGATCGCGTGGCTCATCTCCCGGTACATGTCCTGCGTGATCGCGTTCTTCTTGCCGGGGCGGCGCAGGGTGATCACGCGGGTTCCGCGCTCTTCGGTGACGACGATATTGCCATTCGCCATAACAACCCCCTGCACCCGCCGCGACGCTGCTGGCGAGTCTCGCAACGCTCAGCCTACATGATCTTGCAGGCGTGCCAATGCGGCAGCTCGACCTTTTCGGGAACGACCCTGTGAAGTCTCTGCGCATGGCGCTCATCTCATCGTGTCGCATGAGCCGTTGCGCATTGCAACAATTGGCTACAATGTTTCATTTGAAAAACCGTTGGTTGTGGGGCAGGGTTGCGCATGCCGTTCATCTTGGCCGAGCGCTCGACCGATGATTGCCGCAACGAAGGCTGACGAATCCTCGCTGCGTTATCGCGGCTGGCGCGTGGTGCTGGCCTGCTTCCTGATGGCTTTCTTCATGTTCGGCTTCGGCCTCTACGGCCAGGGCGTCTATCTTGCCGAGCTGCAGCGCGCCCATGGCTGGCCCGGCACGCTGGTCTCCGCCGCCAGCACCTTCTCGTTCCTGCTGACCTCCGTCCTCGTCATCTTCACCGACGATCTGCTCGCCCGCATCGGGTTGCGTGCGCTGATCCTTTGCGGCCTGTCGGCGCTCGGCGCTTCGACCGCGCTGCTGGCGCTGATGCAGACGCCGTGGCAGCTCTATCTCGCCTATGCGCTGATGGCGGTCGGCTGGACCGGGATGGGCACCGTGGTGATCGCGACGGTGCTGAACGCCTGGTTCGAGCGCCGCCGCGGGCTCGCGCTCAGCCTCGCGTTCAACGGCGCAACTTGCGGCGGCATCATCCTCGTGCCGCTGCTGCTGTCGCTGACGGGCAGCATCGGCTTCCGTCCGGCGATGCTGACAGCAACGATCGTGATGGTGGGGCTGGTGCTGCCGGTGGTCGTGAGCTTCATCGGCTGGCCCTCAGGGATGTCGCCGAGCTCCGGCGCAAACGCGGACGCCGGTGGTGTGGCCGTGCCGGCGCATTCGCGCAGGACGCTGCTCGCCAACGCGGCGTTCTGGACCATGGTGCTGCCGATCGCGATCGCGCTTCTCGCACAGATGGGATTCATCATCCACCAGGTGACGTTCCTCGAGCCGCTGATCGGCCGTCACGCCGCAGGCCTTGCGGTCACCGTCATGGCGGCGATGGCGGTGGTCGGCCGCCTGTCGCTCGGCCTGTTCGTCGACCGGCTCGATCCCAGGCTTGCCTGCGCGGCGTCGATGACGAGCCAGGCCGCCGCGCTGTTCGTGCTCCTGCAGACCACCAGCCCGACGGTGCTGCTGGTGTGCTGCGCCGTCTACGGCTTCTCGATCGGCAACATGATCACGTTCCCGCCGCTGATCATCCAGCGCGAGATCGGCTCTACCGCCTTCGCCGCCGCGATGGGATTGGGCACTTCGATCAGCGGCATCGTCAGCGCCTTCGGCCCCGGCATCGTCGGCCTCGTGCGCAGTTTTACCGGCGATTACACCACGGCGTTCGCGATGTGCGTCATGCTGGACCTGGTGGCCGCGGGTGTCGTGCTGTGGCGGCCGGGAAGACGCGTGAAGGTCGTGGCTTCGTAGCCCGGATGGAGCGAAGCGCAATCCGGGGCCGCTGCATGCTCGTGGCACACGCGTGCCGCACATTCGATGTCATCGCCCGACTTGATCGGGGCGATCCAGTATTCCGAGACCCAAGTCGTTTTTCGAGAGGCCGCGGCGTACTGGATTCCCCGCCTTCGCGGGGAATGACAGCGGGGAGGAGGAGATGCCTCCCGCTACATCGCTGTCAGAGCGGAACTTCGCCTACAACAACACCGCATCCGCCGCTGCGACCGAGTCCGCGCTCTCCGTCACGGTGCGCTCGAGCGCGCCGGCCTGCACCGCGATGTTCTCGGCGAAGAAGCGCGCGAGCGAGACGTAGCGCGGCACATCGCCAAGGCCGTCGGCCTTCGCGGCAAGCGCTTCGGAGGCGAGCATGCAGCCGCCGAGCGTGGAGCCGAACTGCTGGAGATACGGCGTTGCGCCGGCGAGCGCCTCGTTCGGGGCGGAGGTCACGCGCTCCAGCAGCCATTTGCTGGTGCGCGTCAAGGCCTCCAGCGCCTCGCGCAATTTTACGCCCGTGGTGCCGAAAGCGGGATCGTTGGAGGCCTCCACCTGCTTGACGGTCGCCGCAAGCTCGTCGAGCAGCGCCCACACCGCTGCGCCGCCATTGGCCGCGAGTTTTCGCGTGACGAGATCGATCGCCTGGATGCCGTTGGTGCCCTCATAGATCGCGGTGATGCGTGCATCGCGATAGTGCTGCGCCGCGCCAGTCTCCTCGATGAAGCCCATGCCGCCATGCACCTGCACGCCGAGATAGGCGACCTCGTTGCCGATGTCGGTGGAATAGCCCTTTGCCATCGGCGTCAGCAGCGCCGCGCGCGCGGCAGCTTCGGCACGGACCTTGGGATCCCTGGCGCGAATGGAGACGTCGAGCGCGACGGCGGTCGCATAGCAGATGGTGCGCGCGGCCGCGGTCTGCGCCCGCATCCGCATCAGCATGCGCTTGACGTCGGGATGCACGAAGATCGGGTCCGAGCCGTCGCCTTTCTTGCCGACGGCGCGGCCCTGCTTGCGCTCCTGGGCATAGGCGAGGGCCTGCTGATAGGCGCGGTCGGCAACGCCGACGCCCTCGAGGCCGACGCCGAGGCGAGCCTGATTCATCATCGTGAACATGCAGCGCATGCCCTGGTTCTCTTCGCCAATCAGAAAGCCGATCGCGCCGCCATGGTCGCCCATCGTCATGGTGCAGGTCGGCGAAGCATGCATGCCGAGCTTGTGCTCGACGCCGCTGGCGAAGATGTCGTTGCGTGCGCCGAGCGAGCCGTCTTCGTTGACCATGAACTTCGGCACCAGGAACAGCGAGATCCCCTTGGTGCCGGCGGGCGCGTCGGGCAGGCGCGCCAGCACGAAATGCACGATGTTGTCGGTCATGTCGTGCTCGCCATAGGTGATGAAGATCTTCGTCCCCTTGATGCGATAGGTGCCGTCGGCCTGCTTCTCCGCGCGGGTGCGCAGCGCGCCGACGTCTGAGCCGGCCTGCGGCTCGGTGAGCTGCATCGTGCCGGTCCATTCGCCGGTGACGAGCTTTTCGAGATAGATTGTCTTCAGCTCGTCGCTGCCATGCGCCTCCAGCGCCTCGATCGCGGAGGCCGTCAGCAGCGGGCAGAGGCCGAAGGCGACGTTGGAGGCGCTCCAGATCTCGGTGCAGGCGGCGTTGATCGCGAGCGGCAGGCCCTGGCCGCCGAAACCTTCCGGACCCGAGACAGCGTTCCAGCCGCCATCGGTCCAGCGCTTGTAGGCGTCCGGCCAGCCCGGCGCGGTCGTGACCTTGCCGTCACTAAGCTTGATGCCGTGCTCGTCGCCGACCTTGTTCAGCGGCGCCAGCACGTCGGTCGCGAACTTGCCGGCTTCCTCCAGCACGGCCGCGGCGATGTCGGCGTCGAAATCGCCGTAATGGCCGGCTTCCACGGCGGCCTTCAGGCCGGCGCCATGGTTGAGCGACAGCAGCATGTCAGAAATCGGCGCGCGGTAGGTCATGGCTCACTCCCGTGGACATCATTTGGCGCCGTATTCCCATGAAACGGCTGGGGTCTCAATGGGCGGGAGGCGGGGGCGGAGCAGGCCGCCGCCAGATCCCTAATCATGCCCCATAATAGAGTGTGGCGCGGCCGCCCCCGGACCCCCGGTATTTTGCCCCTCCAGGCGGTTGAAATGCCGCGCCGCTCCCTATAGACCGGCTGCGACCGAAGGGAATCTGCGGTAGCCCGTGCTTCCGCCCGTCCCGGTCGCCAGTTGGGGCGTAGCCAAGCGGTAAGGCAGCGGATTTTGATTCCGCCATTCGGAGGTTCGATCCCTCCCGCCCCAGCCACCCTAACTACATGAATTCGAAAAGACTTTGTCCTCGTGTGCTTTTTGAGGGCATTTGGAAATTCGTTTGTCCCGTCATTTGGAAATTCTGTGCCGCTTTCGTTTCTTCCTTCGCCGAGGCTCGAGATGCGGTATTAATTGCGAGCGCCTTGCCAACGCGATTTTTTGCCTCTTGCGCGCATTTTGTGTGTGGCCTTGCGCGCTGCGCCGACTGTCAACTCCATCCGTGCGGCTTGCGCTTTAGCTACCGCCTCAAAGGTAGGTTGGCGCCCCCGAATGACATCACATCAGCATCGCGCGGCATATGTAAGTCCACGACACTCGGACGGACTGCCCTAGAGGCCAAGTCAGAGTTGAAGCCCACAAACGACTTCGAGCCAATAGCAACAGCTCTAACGTCCTAGTACTCGCCGGACGCAAAGCATTCTGATTTCGTTAGTTTGGTGTAGTTGCTCAGCACTCGGGGGATCAATGGAGCCTAGAGTCTCGGTACTAAACTTCGTTTCCAATTCTGAAGCCATGCAGATGCAAATCTGCAAGCAAGCGTCCGTCGAAAAGCCGCCTTGCTGCCCGCAACCGTTTCGGCACGCGGAGAGAAACTGCGGTCGCCATTCTGCAGCCGTGGCGACTGTGATAAAATTGATGGTAGCTATCGTCAGAGCTAGGAGAAACGCGGACATTACTTCGCTTCCCTTTTTTAGCTTTCTGGTGGGCCGCTCTAGTTCGACTCCATCTTTTTCAATATCTAGCTATTTGCGTAGTTGTCCCCTGAAGCGGAACCACAAATGACCGATCAGTGATAGGACTATGGCGGCCACAATTATCGGGAGCCAAATCGACGTGGTTATGATGAACAAGGAAACGATGACCACACGTCCAAAGACCGATTCGCTGACCGGATTCTTAAGGCGAGCGAAATAGGCGTAGATAATAAAGATGGTGGCCGGCACCATCCACGCGGCAATAAGCACCAGTAACAGGTCAACAAGTTGGCTGGCATAATGGTGCATGAGCGCACCTCCTGACAGCGTCGGCGCGAGTTGCTATCACCGCTGCGCGAGATGCGGTGATTGTCGAAGACAATTGGTCTTTGTTCGCGTTAATGGGCATCTGCACGCTCGGCATCGCTGTCACGGCCGGTGCCCAAAC
The genomic region above belongs to Bradyrhizobium arachidis and contains:
- a CDS encoding enoyl-CoA hydratase-related protein, which encodes MANGNIVVTEERGTRVITLRRPGKKNAITQDMYREMSHAIDTAQNNPDIRCMIITGGSGVFTAGDDIDDFLKADAARPETLSNGAKFLYSLALNVKPIIAAVDGASIGMGTVMLFHCDYVLASTAATFSAPYINLGLVPVGAASLLMPHTMGYQRAFAMLVMGRTFTAEQAEAAGFVNTVVSPGHTEVEARKVAREICKLPAEAVATSRRLLRAAPEELTRRIDQEAHLFGERLKSDEAVAAFNAFANRKKR
- a CDS encoding MFS transporter — translated: MIAATKADESSLRYRGWRVVLACFLMAFFMFGFGLYGQGVYLAELQRAHGWPGTLVSAASTFSFLLTSVLVIFTDDLLARIGLRALILCGLSALGASTALLALMQTPWQLYLAYALMAVGWTGMGTVVIATVLNAWFERRRGLALSLAFNGATCGGIILVPLLLSLTGSIGFRPAMLTATIVMVGLVLPVVVSFIGWPSGMSPSSGANADAGGVAVPAHSRRTLLANAAFWTMVLPIAIALLAQMGFIIHQVTFLEPLIGRHAAGLAVTVMAAMAVVGRLSLGLFVDRLDPRLACAASMTSQAAALFVLLQTTSPTVLLVCCAVYGFSIGNMITFPPLIIQREIGSTAFAAAMGLGTSISGIVSAFGPGIVGLVRSFTGDYTTAFAMCVMLDLVAAGVVLWRPGRRVKVVAS
- a CDS encoding acyl-CoA dehydrogenase, which encodes MTYRAPISDMLLSLNHGAGLKAAVEAGHYGDFDADIAAAVLEEAGKFATDVLAPLNKVGDEHGIKLSDGKVTTAPGWPDAYKRWTDGGWNAVSGPEGFGGQGLPLAINAACTEIWSASNVAFGLCPLLTASAIEALEAHGSDELKTIYLEKLVTGEWTGTMQLTEPQAGSDVGALRTRAEKQADGTYRIKGTKIFITYGEHDMTDNIVHFVLARLPDAPAGTKGISLFLVPKFMVNEDGSLGARNDIFASGVEHKLGMHASPTCTMTMGDHGGAIGFLIGEENQGMRCMFTMMNQARLGVGLEGVGVADRAYQQALAYAQERKQGRAVGKKGDGSDPIFVHPDVKRMLMRMRAQTAAARTICYATAVALDVSIRARDPKVRAEAAARAALLTPMAKGYSTDIGNEVAYLGVQVHGGMGFIEETGAAQHYRDARITAIYEGTNGIQAIDLVTRKLAANGGAAVWALLDELAATVKQVEASNDPAFGTTGVKLREALEALTRTSKWLLERVTSAPNEALAGATPYLQQFGSTLGGCMLASEALAAKADGLGDVPRYVSLARFFAENIAVQAGALERTVTESADSVAAADAVLL